In Pseudoduganella albidiflava, a single window of DNA contains:
- a CDS encoding response regulator: MVRKILIVDDDQKTRVLLKAYLEKNQYEVLLAHDGESFLAELQAHVDTLSLVILDVMLPDTDGFVLCRQVRQRSNVPIIMLTASSDETDRIVGLELGADDYIAKPYSPRELLARIKAILRRTALEAPAARYYRFVGFTLDLMERKVTDSEGTQVALTGLDFQLLKYFVEHPGIILDRSLLCEETRGRDAGPLDRSLDVQISRLRLRLNDDGKQPALIKTVRGAGYVFSADVSVSSA, translated from the coding sequence CTGGTGCGCAAGATCCTGATCGTGGACGATGACCAGAAAACCCGGGTCCTGCTGAAGGCCTACCTGGAAAAGAACCAGTATGAAGTGCTGCTGGCGCACGATGGCGAAAGCTTCCTGGCCGAGCTGCAGGCGCACGTGGACACGCTGTCGCTGGTGATCCTGGACGTGATGCTGCCGGACACCGATGGCTTCGTGCTGTGCCGGCAGGTGCGCCAGCGCTCCAACGTGCCGATCATCATGCTGACGGCCAGTTCCGACGAGACCGACCGGATCGTCGGCCTGGAACTGGGCGCCGACGACTACATCGCCAAGCCGTACAGCCCGCGCGAACTGCTGGCGCGCATCAAGGCGATCCTGCGCCGCACCGCGCTGGAAGCGCCGGCGGCGCGCTACTACCGCTTCGTCGGCTTCACGCTCGACCTCATGGAGCGCAAGGTCACCGACAGCGAGGGTACCCAGGTGGCGCTGACGGGACTCGACTTCCAGCTGCTCAAGTACTTCGTCGAGCACCCCGGCATCATCCTCGACCGCAGCCTGCTGTGCGAGGAAACCCGCGGCCGCGATGCCGGGCCGCTGGACCGCTCGCTGGACGTGCAGATCAGCCGCCTGCGCCTGCGCCTGAACGACGACGGCAAGCAGCCGGCGCTGATCAAGACCGTGCGCGGGGCCGGCTATGTGTTCTCCGCCGACGTCAGCGTGTCGAGTGCGTAG
- a CDS encoding ABC transporter substrate-binding protein — protein sequence MTASRVIASNETAAGRHVDRSSPRLRTRRAVLAGLLATGAARAIGAPSHSIGAPSPATGAPAPSATPPSGLQVLHWWTSASERKAADLLAARVAEEQIGWRDVAIPGGAGLGAGKVLKGRVLAGDAPEVTQIIGVSIAEWADMGLLLELDNVAAAGAWRGALFPTVADLIQHRQHVVAAPLGIHRVNTLFYHRALFARLGLAPPRTWREFEAVAQRLRAAGVAPLAQSSEAWQVAALFENLVLAESGPAFYRDLFVQRSPVAAADRRTAEALLRLRAVKGWLRGRLDERPWTDVVRQFARGQAGMMIMGDWAKAELAVHDAALERDYGCAAAPGTGGYHLYSVDTLAMFAGDYRHMAAQEKMARLLMTPALQLDFNALKGGVPVRSDANPARMDSCARASWTTFARGAAVQAPSLVHRMATDEASRDAIIAEVHRFFLDDRVPPAQAQRRLAALFRLFNLKPHGVAGAQDPDRGR from the coding sequence GTGACAGCCTCGCGAGTGATAGCGTCGAACGAAACAGCTGCCGGCCGCCATGTCGATCGCTCGTCGCCGCGTCTTCGCACCCGCCGCGCGGTGCTTGCCGGCCTGCTGGCCACGGGCGCCGCACGCGCCATCGGCGCACCGTCCCATTCCATCGGCGCTCCATCCCCTGCCACCGGCGCACCAGCGCCATCGGCCACGCCACCGTCCGGCCTGCAGGTGCTGCACTGGTGGACCTCGGCCAGCGAGCGCAAGGCGGCCGACCTGCTGGCCGCGCGCGTGGCCGAAGAGCAGATCGGCTGGCGCGACGTGGCCATTCCCGGCGGTGCCGGGCTGGGCGCCGGCAAGGTGCTGAAGGGCAGGGTGCTGGCCGGCGATGCGCCCGAAGTCACGCAGATCATCGGCGTCTCGATCGCCGAATGGGCCGACATGGGCCTGCTGCTCGAACTCGACAACGTGGCCGCGGCCGGCGCCTGGCGCGGCGCGTTGTTCCCCACCGTGGCCGACCTGATCCAGCATCGCCAGCACGTGGTCGCCGCGCCGCTGGGCATCCACCGCGTCAATACGCTGTTCTACCACCGCGCGCTGTTCGCCCGGCTCGGGCTGGCGCCGCCGCGCACCTGGCGCGAGTTCGAGGCGGTGGCGCAGCGCCTGCGCGCGGCCGGCGTGGCGCCCCTGGCCCAGAGCAGCGAAGCGTGGCAGGTGGCGGCGCTGTTTGAAAACCTGGTGCTGGCCGAAAGCGGCCCGGCGTTCTACCGCGACCTGTTCGTGCAGCGCAGCCCCGTTGCGGCGGCGGACCGGCGCACGGCCGAGGCGCTGCTGCGCCTGCGCGCGGTGAAAGGCTGGCTGCGCGGCCGGCTCGACGAACGGCCGTGGACCGACGTGGTGCGCCAGTTCGCGCGCGGCCAGGCCGGCATGATGATCATGGGCGACTGGGCCAAGGCCGAGCTGGCGGTGCACGACGCCGCGCTGGAGCGCGACTATGGCTGCGCGGCGGCACCCGGCACGGGCGGCTACCACCTGTACAGCGTCGATACGCTGGCCATGTTCGCCGGCGACTACCGCCACATGGCGGCCCAGGAAAAGATGGCGCGGCTGCTGATGACGCCCGCGCTGCAGCTGGACTTCAATGCGCTGAAGGGCGGCGTGCCGGTGCGCAGCGATGCCAACCCGGCGCGCATGGACAGCTGCGCGCGTGCCTCGTGGACCACGTTCGCGCGCGGTGCCGCGGTGCAGGCGCCGAGCCTGGTGCACCGCATGGCCACCGACGAGGCCAGCCGCGACGCCATCATCGCCGAAGTGCACCGTTTCTTCCTCGACGACCGGGTGCCGCCCGCGCAGGCCCAGCGCCGCCTGGCCGCCCTGTTCAGACTGTTCAACCTCAAACCTCACGGAGTGGCTGGTGCGCAAGATCCTGATCGTGGACGATGA
- a CDS encoding family 20 glycosylhydrolase, with amino-acid sequence MRTWTLNSALYFHDSRAVARLRMLPQLRVLSVLVAAMMAAAAPAAARQDGQGAPAAAAMRGERQAEPPGVASGARLRLRWELQRSVAEAAPGRTQGRFILTNNDSQPLPPGGWSLYFNSMDSLATGELAGRLVLEQVAGGLWRLRPAPGFAGLAAGRTLEIPYLHNQVMIKLAHAPVGPYLVYDAAPDTAVAITDFQHLPVTRPEQLDRRSAPGHALVTPADTYRRNQRAGLLPAAAVPPVLPTPLQLQPGGGTLALSGQPAVTAPAALATEAALARSLFPASLPPAGGPALRLSVGSVPGQSSPEAYRLAIAAGSGIDIVGNSAAGVAHGLQTLRELLPLPGAAAPALPELTIVDAPRFGYRGFMLDVSRNFHGKETVFRWLDLMARFKLNKFHFHLTEDEGWRLEIAGLPELTSIGAVRGHSAKPGVRLQPAYGSGPDPKDAGGSGFYSRADYIEILRYAAARHIEVIPEIEMPGHARAAVQAMEARYHRLKAAGGRDAAKYLLKDFADRSVYKSPQMYNDHVMDPGLESTYTFIEHVVAEVVKLHRAAGVPLRTIYMGGDEVPDGAWERSPASQARMRKAGLESTVDLWDDFYERVDRILRKHGLFTSGWEEIAARKTLLDGKPKLVPNPRFTRHGFTAYVWNNTTGAEDLAYRLANAGYDIVLAPVTKMYMDMAHNANPEEPGVNWGAYVELDDVYGFIPFDYLKNAPGGAGAGKDRLTDVGKRHVRGIQATLFTETVRDPALIDYLVMPRLVAVAERAWAPDPAWATGSDAARNEALYRTAWSGFVNALGQRVLPRLDLEGRGVAYRIAPPGLLVEGGRVLANHVLPGLALRYTSDGSAPTATSRVVAGPIAERGTIRVAAFDRNGRAGAVASVDNP; translated from the coding sequence TTGCGTACTTGGACATTGAATTCGGCACTGTATTTCCATGACAGCCGCGCCGTGGCGAGGCTGAGGATGCTGCCGCAGCTGCGGGTGCTATCTGTGCTCGTGGCGGCGATGATGGCGGCAGCCGCGCCGGCTGCGGCACGGCAGGACGGGCAGGGCGCGCCGGCCGCCGCGGCAATGCGGGGCGAGCGGCAGGCCGAACCGCCGGGCGTGGCCAGCGGTGCCAGGCTGCGCTTGCGCTGGGAACTGCAGCGCAGCGTGGCCGAGGCGGCGCCCGGCCGCACGCAGGGGCGCTTCATCCTGACGAATAACGACAGCCAGCCCCTGCCGCCAGGCGGCTGGTCGTTGTACTTCAACTCGATGGACAGCCTGGCGACCGGCGAACTGGCCGGCAGGCTGGTGCTGGAACAGGTGGCCGGCGGCCTGTGGCGCCTGCGCCCGGCGCCCGGGTTCGCGGGCCTGGCGGCGGGCCGGACGCTGGAGATCCCCTACCTGCACAACCAGGTCATGATCAAGCTGGCGCACGCGCCGGTCGGCCCCTACCTGGTGTACGACGCGGCGCCGGATACCGCCGTGGCCATCACGGATTTCCAGCACCTGCCCGTGACGCGGCCGGAGCAGCTCGACCGGCGCAGCGCCCCCGGGCATGCGCTGGTGACGCCGGCCGATACCTACCGGCGCAACCAGCGGGCCGGCCTGCTGCCGGCAGCGGCGGTGCCGCCGGTGCTGCCGACCCCGTTGCAGCTGCAGCCGGGCGGCGGCACGCTGGCGCTGTCCGGCCAGCCGGCGGTGACGGCGCCGGCCGCGCTGGCCACCGAGGCGGCGCTGGCCCGTTCGCTGTTCCCGGCCAGCCTGCCGCCCGCCGGCGGCCCGGCCTTGCGGCTGTCGGTCGGTAGCGTGCCCGGCCAGTCGTCGCCGGAAGCGTATCGCCTGGCGATCGCCGCCGGCAGCGGCATCGACATCGTCGGCAACAGCGCGGCCGGCGTGGCCCATGGACTGCAGACTTTGCGCGAGCTGTTGCCGCTGCCCGGTGCGGCCGCGCCGGCGCTGCCGGAGCTGACGATCGTCGATGCGCCCCGGTTCGGCTACCGCGGCTTCATGCTCGACGTGTCGCGCAACTTCCACGGCAAGGAAACCGTGTTCAGGTGGCTGGACCTGATGGCGCGCTTCAAGCTGAACAAGTTCCACTTCCACCTGACCGAGGATGAAGGCTGGCGCCTGGAAATCGCCGGCCTGCCGGAGCTGACGTCGATCGGCGCGGTGCGCGGCCACAGCGCGAAGCCGGGCGTGCGGCTGCAGCCGGCCTACGGCTCCGGTCCCGATCCGAAAGATGCCGGGGGCAGTGGCTTCTACAGCCGCGCCGACTACATCGAGATCCTGCGCTACGCGGCGGCGCGGCACATCGAGGTAATCCCGGAAATCGAGATGCCGGGCCATGCCCGCGCCGCCGTGCAGGCCATGGAGGCGCGCTACCACCGCCTCAAGGCGGCCGGGGGCAGGGACGCGGCGAAATACCTGCTGAAGGACTTCGCCGACCGCTCGGTGTACAAGTCGCCGCAGATGTACAACGACCATGTGATGGATCCGGGCCTGGAGTCGACGTACACCTTCATCGAGCACGTGGTCGCCGAGGTCGTGAAGCTGCACCGCGCGGCCGGCGTGCCGCTGCGAACGATCTACATGGGTGGCGACGAAGTGCCGGACGGCGCGTGGGAACGCTCGCCCGCCAGCCAGGCGCGCATGCGCAAGGCCGGGCTGGAAAGCACCGTCGACCTGTGGGACGATTTCTACGAGCGGGTCGACCGCATCCTCAGGAAGCACGGCCTGTTCACCTCCGGCTGGGAAGAGATCGCCGCCCGCAAGACCCTGCTCGATGGCAAGCCGAAGCTGGTTCCCAACCCGCGCTTCACGCGCCACGGCTTCACCGCCTACGTATGGAACAACACCACCGGCGCCGAGGACCTGGCCTACCGGCTGGCCAACGCCGGCTACGACATCGTGCTGGCGCCGGTGACGAAGATGTACATGGACATGGCGCACAACGCCAATCCGGAAGAGCCGGGCGTGAACTGGGGCGCTTACGTGGAACTCGACGACGTGTATGGCTTCATTCCGTTCGATTACCTGAAGAACGCGCCGGGCGGAGCGGGCGCCGGCAAGGACCGCCTGACCGATGTCGGCAAGCGCCACGTGCGCGGCATCCAGGCCACGCTGTTCACGGAAACGGTGCGCGACCCGGCGCTGATCGATTACCTGGTGATGCCGCGCCTGGTGGCGGTGGCCGAACGGGCCTGGGCACCCGATCCGGCTTGGGCCACCGGCAGCGACGCCGCCCGGAACGAAGCGCTGTACCGCACCGCGTGGTCGGGCTTCGTCAACGCGCTGGGCCAGCGCGTGCTGCCGCGCCTCGACCTCGAAGGACGCGGCGTCGCCTACCGGATCGCGCCGCCCGGCCTGCTGGTGGAGGGCGGCCGGGTGCTGGCCAACCACGTGCTGCCCGGGCTGGCGCTGCGCTATACGAGCGACGGCAGCGCTCCTACCGCCACCAGCCGCGTGGTGGCCGGCCCGATCGCGGAGCGGGGCACGATCCGCGTGGCCGCCTTCGACCGCAACGGCCGGGCCGGCGCCGTGGCCAGCGTCGACAATCCTTGA